From a region of the Thiorhodovibrio winogradskyi genome:
- a CDS encoding S41 family peptidase, with the protein MAVLLGVTTLLLLLTAVPVGAEPPKPFTPPPPVEPLPEPLPESQPESSSPAATPAATESAPQSPGSMPPSQGGEFVDDQRDVEQQPGAGGDAESDAGSDRDGTENTAREDTQGEDDPSESALPLEQLRTFAEVFGRIKSDYVEPVDDKSLLAAAIRGMLAGLDPHSSFLDAEEYDDIQVGTKGEFGGLGIEVGMEDGFVKVIAPIDDTPAARAGVQAGDLIVRIDDQPVKGMALSDAVKLMRGEPGTGIELIIMRDGEDKPLKIAIERDIIQVASVKSRMLEPGYAYIRIASFQSRTTEDMRRQIEALKLKAKTDEPADGATAEAAESPEPAEPPGVAQTSGSRGGNPIKGLVLDLRNNPGGVLNSAVGVSDAFLRGGLIVYTKGRMDDALMEFKAGPDDVIDGAPMVVLVNGGSASASEIVAGALQDQGRAIVMGSDTFGKGSVQTIVPVDDSTALKLTTARYYTPSGRSIQAHGIEPDISLERGSLTLADQPEVVPLKEANLMRHLEEELVEDKLPEQQAADQPLAAKDYPLSEALNVLKALSLAQARGHLEAGIMEPPKAQ; encoded by the coding sequence ATGGCCGTCCTGCTGGGCGTGACCACCTTGCTGCTGTTGCTGACCGCCGTCCCGGTTGGCGCCGAGCCGCCCAAGCCATTCACGCCTCCGCCCCCAGTTGAACCCTTACCCGAGCCGCTACCTGAGTCCCAACCTGAGTCTTCGTCGCCGGCGGCCACTCCGGCTGCAACAGAATCCGCGCCGCAGTCGCCCGGTTCAATGCCCCCGTCCCAAGGTGGGGAATTCGTGGACGATCAGCGGGATGTTGAGCAGCAGCCGGGCGCCGGCGGCGACGCCGAATCAGATGCCGGTTCTGATCGGGATGGCACAGAAAACACAGCGCGAGAAGATACCCAGGGGGAGGATGATCCCTCTGAATCAGCGCTGCCATTGGAGCAATTGCGCACCTTCGCCGAGGTGTTCGGGCGTATCAAAAGTGACTATGTCGAGCCGGTGGATGACAAGTCTCTGCTGGCCGCGGCCATTCGCGGCATGCTCGCGGGGTTGGACCCGCACTCCAGCTTTCTGGATGCCGAGGAGTACGACGACATCCAGGTCGGCACCAAGGGTGAGTTTGGCGGCTTGGGCATTGAGGTCGGCATGGAAGACGGCTTCGTCAAGGTCATCGCTCCCATTGATGACACTCCTGCCGCGCGTGCCGGCGTGCAGGCTGGCGATTTGATTGTGCGCATCGACGATCAACCGGTGAAGGGCATGGCCTTGAGTGACGCAGTCAAGCTGATGCGCGGGGAGCCTGGCACTGGCATCGAGCTGATCATCATGCGCGATGGCGAGGATAAGCCGCTGAAAATTGCCATTGAGCGTGACATCATTCAGGTCGCCAGTGTCAAGAGTCGGATGCTCGAACCCGGCTATGCCTATATCCGTATCGCCAGTTTCCAGTCCCGCACGACCGAGGACATGCGCCGGCAGATCGAGGCGCTTAAATTGAAGGCCAAGACCGATGAGCCCGCTGACGGCGCCACGGCGGAAGCCGCGGAATCGCCAGAGCCGGCCGAGCCGCCAGGCGTGGCACAGACAAGCGGATCAAGGGGGGGGAACCCGATTAAAGGGCTGGTGCTGGATCTGCGCAATAACCCGGGCGGCGTGCTCAACAGCGCGGTGGGCGTCAGCGATGCTTTTCTGCGCGGGGGGCTTATCGTCTACACCAAGGGGCGCATGGATGATGCGCTCATGGAGTTCAAGGCTGGCCCGGACGATGTCATCGACGGGGCCCCCATGGTGGTGCTGGTCAATGGTGGCAGCGCCTCGGCCTCCGAGATTGTCGCTGGCGCCTTGCAGGATCAGGGGCGGGCCATTGTCATGGGCAGCGATACCTTCGGCAAAGGTTCGGTGCAGACCATCGTGCCGGTCGATGACAGTACCGCGCTCAAGCTCACCACGGCGCGCTACTACACGCCTTCGGGCCGCTCAATCCAGGCCCATGGTATCGAGCCCGATATCTCCTTGGAGCGGGGCAGTCTGACCCTGGCCGATCAGCCGGAGGTGGTGCCGCTGAAGGAGGCCAATCTGATGCGTCATCTGGAAGAAGAGCTGGTGGAAGACAAGTTGCCAGAGCAGCAGGCGGCTGACCAGCCGCTCGCGGCGAAGGACTATCCGCTGAGCGAGGCGCTGAATGTGCTCAAGGCGCTCAGCCTTGCTCAAGCCCGCGGTCACCTTGAGGCTGGGATCATGGAGCCTCCAAAGGCTCAGTGA
- a CDS encoding alpha-D-glucose phosphate-specific phosphoglucomutase, whose amino-acid sequence MEATVVSTQPFAGQKPGTSGLRKKVKTFQQPHYLENFVQAIFDTQATLRGGTLVVGGDGRFHNREAIQTILRLAAANGVARVLVGQGGILSTPAVSCIIRKHATQGGIVLSASHNPGGPDEDFGIKFNVASGGPAPESVTDAIYQRTTEIDRYLTLQADALDLDTIGDSQLGEMRVSVIDSVADYAGLMESLFDFDAIRDLFKSASFRMCFDAMHAVTGPYAKAILEDQLGAPAGTVINGVPLEDFGGGHPDPNLVHAHGIVERTQGAEGLDFAAASDGDGDRNMILGRDFFVTPSDSLALLAANAEVAPGYKAGIAGVARSMPTSQAADRVAEALGIGCFETPTGWKFFGNLLDAGRITLCGEESFGTGSAHVREKDGLWAVLFWLNLLAAKRQSVATLVREHWRRFGRNYYTRHDYEAIDSAAAEGLVHHLRLLLADLPGRLLGDYKVAYADDFSYTDPVDASVSDHQGVRIGFEDGSRVVMRLSGTGTSGATLRVYIERFEPDPERHDQDVQIALQPLILIARELAQIEARTGRVEPDVVT is encoded by the coding sequence ATGGAAGCAACAGTCGTCAGCACTCAACCATTCGCAGGTCAGAAACCAGGCACCTCCGGCCTGCGCAAAAAGGTCAAGACCTTTCAGCAGCCGCACTATCTGGAGAACTTTGTCCAAGCCATTTTCGACACCCAGGCCACCCTGCGCGGCGGCACCCTGGTGGTGGGCGGCGATGGCCGCTTCCACAACCGCGAGGCCATACAGACCATTCTGCGCCTGGCCGCGGCCAATGGCGTCGCGCGGGTGCTGGTTGGCCAGGGCGGGATTCTCTCGACCCCGGCGGTATCCTGCATCATCCGCAAGCACGCCACCCAGGGCGGCATTGTGCTCTCGGCCAGCCATAATCCCGGTGGACCGGACGAGGATTTTGGCATCAAGTTCAATGTCGCCTCCGGCGGCCCGGCGCCCGAGTCGGTGACCGACGCCATCTATCAGCGCACGACCGAGATCGACCGCTATCTGACATTGCAAGCCGACGCGCTGGACCTCGACACCATTGGCGACAGCCAACTCGGCGAGATGCGCGTTAGCGTGATTGATTCGGTGGCCGACTATGCCGGCCTAATGGAATCGCTGTTTGACTTCGACGCCATCCGCGATTTATTCAAATCAGCCAGCTTCCGCATGTGCTTCGACGCCATGCACGCGGTGACCGGGCCCTATGCCAAGGCCATCCTGGAAGACCAACTGGGCGCGCCCGCCGGCACCGTGATCAATGGCGTGCCGCTGGAGGACTTCGGCGGCGGCCACCCCGACCCCAACCTGGTCCATGCGCACGGGATTGTCGAGCGCACCCAGGGTGCCGAGGGTCTGGATTTCGCTGCGGCTTCCGACGGCGACGGCGACCGCAATATGATTCTGGGACGCGACTTTTTCGTCACCCCCAGCGACAGCCTCGCGCTGCTGGCGGCCAATGCCGAGGTGGCACCCGGCTACAAGGCCGGCATCGCCGGAGTGGCGCGCTCCATGCCCACCAGCCAGGCGGCGGATCGAGTCGCCGAGGCATTGGGCATCGGCTGCTTCGAGACGCCCACGGGGTGGAAGTTCTTTGGCAACCTGCTCGACGCCGGGCGCATCACCCTGTGCGGCGAGGAGAGCTTCGGCACTGGCTCGGCCCATGTGCGCGAGAAAGACGGCCTCTGGGCGGTACTCTTTTGGCTCAATCTGCTGGCCGCCAAACGCCAATCCGTCGCCACCCTGGTGCGCGAGCACTGGCGCCGCTTTGGCCGCAACTACTACACCCGCCACGACTACGAGGCCATCGACAGCGCCGCCGCCGAGGGCCTGGTGCATCATCTGCGCCTGCTGCTCGCCGACCTCCCCGGTCGCCTGCTCGGCGATTACAAGGTCGCCTATGCCGATGATTTCAGCTATACCGACCCGGTCGACGCCAGCGTGTCAGACCACCAAGGCGTGCGCATCGGCTTCGAGGACGGCTCGCGCGTTGTCATGCGGCTGTCCGGCACCGGCACCTCGGGCGCGACCCTGCGCGTCTACATCGAGCGCTTCGAGCCCGACCCGGAGCGCCATGATCAGGATGTGCAGATCGCGCTGCAGCCGCTGATCCTGATCGCGCGCGAGCTGGCGCAAATCGAGGCGCGCACCGGGCGCGTGGAACCAGACGTCGTCACCTGA
- a CDS encoding CDGSH iron-sulfur domain-containing protein yields the protein MADEQILDYPGTDIEVRFDTSLCIGIAECGRSAGELFQKGRDPWCMPDASTTAEVREIVERCPSGALSYQDKTGESEQPPGENRVTVISDGPLYASGDLRIEGAPEDKPGLKTRAALCRCGKSQNKPYCDNSHREANFRDYGAVGDTGPGLETEGGPLELKAIDHGPLLVKGNVKIRAASGRIAWAGEKIALCRCGASENKPFCDGKHREIGW from the coding sequence ATGGCAGACGAGCAGATCCTAGATTATCCCGGCACAGACATTGAGGTCCGCTTCGATACAAGCCTATGCATCGGCATCGCCGAATGCGGCCGCTCGGCGGGCGAGCTCTTCCAAAAAGGCCGCGATCCCTGGTGCATGCCAGATGCCAGCACCACGGCCGAGGTGCGCGAGATCGTCGAACGCTGCCCGAGCGGCGCGCTGAGTTACCAGGACAAGACCGGCGAGTCGGAACAACCTCCGGGCGAAAATCGCGTCACCGTCATCTCCGACGGGCCGCTTTACGCCAGCGGGGATCTGCGTATCGAAGGCGCGCCCGAGGACAAACCCGGCCTGAAGACCCGCGCGGCCCTGTGCCGCTGCGGCAAATCGCAAAACAAGCCCTATTGCGACAACTCACATCGCGAGGCGAATTTCCGTGACTATGGCGCCGTTGGCGACACCGGCCCAGGGCTGGAAACAGAAGGTGGACCGCTGGAACTCAAGGCCATCGACCACGGCCCCCTGCTAGTAAAAGGCAATGTCAAAATCCGCGCCGCCAGCGGTCGCATTGCCTGGGCGGGAGAGAAGATCGCCCTGTGCCGCTGTGGTGCCTCGGAGAACAAACCCTTTTGCGACGGCAAGCATCGCGAGATCGGCTGGTAA
- the htpG gene encoding molecular chaperone HtpG: MTVSAQKETLEFQAEVSQVLDLVIRSLYSNKEIFLRELISNASDAAEKLRFESLTDSSLFEDDPELRVRVLVDKDAGTVTVSDNGIGLSRQEVVETIGSIASSGTRRFVEALKDRQGGASRSDSGSDQGGNKDAATDGTLIGQFGVGFYSAFIVADKVTLISRRAGLSAEHGVCWESDGRGSYTLETVEKAGRGTDVILHLKDEEKEFADDWRLRSVISKFSDHIAVPVEMLKQDFRGDEEKEKDADKDKAPEFERVNTGQALWMRNKSDISDDDYKSFYKHISHDFEEPLAWAHNRVEGTNEYTTLLFVPKRAPWDMWDRDQKHGVKLYVRRVFIMDEADKLMPHYLRFVKGVVDSNDLPLNVSREILQHNRKIDTIRGANVKRVLSLLESMAKDEPDHYKTFWKEFGRVIKEGPAEDYANRERIAGLLRFSTTVGEGDEQDTSLDTYIERMKEGQDKIYYITADSPAAARHSPHLEMFRKKEVEVLLLSDRVDEWLVSNLHEYKGKHLQSVTKGELDLGEIGAKEEKEKTEQAAKEHEDLFKRLKEALGDRVDAVRASSRLVDSPACIVVGEHDMSANLARVLKSVGQEAPTAKPSLELNLDHPLVRRLESESDQSRFADLGLILLDQAELAEGGQLDDPAAFVGRLNKLMLGLFMTGG, translated from the coding sequence ATGACAGTCTCAGCCCAGAAAGAAACCCTGGAATTTCAAGCCGAAGTCAGCCAGGTTCTCGACCTGGTCATTCGCTCGCTCTACTCGAACAAAGAGATTTTCCTGCGCGAGCTGATCTCCAATGCCTCGGACGCGGCCGAGAAGCTGCGCTTCGAGTCCCTGACCGACTCCAGCCTGTTCGAGGATGACCCCGAACTGCGCGTGCGCGTGCTGGTGGACAAGGACGCCGGCACAGTGACGGTGTCGGACAACGGCATTGGTCTCAGCCGCCAGGAGGTGGTCGAGACCATCGGCAGCATCGCCAGCTCCGGCACCCGGCGTTTTGTCGAGGCACTCAAGGATCGCCAGGGCGGTGCCTCCCGGAGTGATTCAGGCAGTGATCAAGGCGGCAACAAGGATGCCGCCACCGATGGCACCCTGATCGGCCAGTTCGGCGTTGGCTTCTACTCGGCCTTTATCGTCGCCGACAAGGTCACACTCATCTCCCGCCGCGCGGGTTTGAGCGCCGAGCATGGCGTGTGCTGGGAGTCCGATGGTCGCGGTAGCTATACCTTGGAGACGGTCGAGAAAGCCGGTCGCGGTACCGACGTGATCCTGCATCTGAAAGACGAGGAGAAGGAATTCGCCGACGACTGGCGCCTGCGCTCCGTCATCAGCAAGTTCTCCGACCACATCGCCGTGCCGGTGGAAATGCTCAAGCAGGACTTCCGGGGCGACGAAGAGAAGGAAAAAGACGCGGACAAGGACAAGGCGCCCGAATTCGAGCGGGTCAACACCGGCCAGGCGCTGTGGATGCGCAATAAGTCGGACATCTCCGATGATGACTACAAAAGCTTCTACAAGCATATCTCCCACGACTTCGAGGAACCGCTGGCCTGGGCGCACAACAGGGTCGAGGGCACCAACGAATACACCACCCTGTTGTTCGTGCCCAAGCGCGCGCCCTGGGATATGTGGGATCGCGACCAAAAGCATGGTGTCAAGCTCTATGTCCGTCGCGTCTTCATCATGGATGAGGCCGACAAGCTGATGCCGCACTATCTGCGCTTTGTCAAAGGAGTGGTGGACTCCAACGACCTGCCGCTCAATGTCTCGCGCGAGATTCTGCAGCACAACCGCAAAATAGATACCATTCGCGGTGCCAACGTCAAGCGCGTGCTCAGCCTGCTGGAGAGCATGGCCAAGGACGAGCCGGATCACTACAAGACCTTCTGGAAGGAATTTGGCCGTGTGATCAAGGAAGGCCCGGCCGAGGACTATGCCAATCGCGAGCGCATCGCCGGTCTGCTGCGCTTCTCCACCACGGTGGGCGAGGGCGACGAGCAGGATACCTCGCTCGATACCTACATCGAGCGTATGAAGGAAGGCCAGGACAAGATCTACTACATCACCGCCGACAGCCCGGCCGCCGCGCGCCACAGCCCGCATCTGGAGATGTTCCGCAAAAAAGAGGTCGAGGTGCTGCTGCTGTCTGATCGTGTCGACGAATGGCTGGTCTCCAACCTGCATGAGTACAAGGGCAAGCACCTGCAATCCGTCACCAAGGGCGAGCTGGACTTGGGCGAAATCGGCGCCAAGGAGGAGAAGGAAAAAACCGAACAGGCCGCCAAGGAGCACGAGGATCTGTTCAAGCGCCTGAAAGAGGCCCTCGGCGACCGGGTCGACGCCGTGCGAGCCTCCAGCCGCCTGGTCGACTCACCCGCCTGTATCGTGGTTGGCGAGCATGACATGAGCGCCAATCTGGCGCGGGTGCTCAAATCCGTCGGCCAGGAGGCGCCCACCGCCAAGCCGAGTCTGGAGCTGAATTTGGACCATCCGCTGGTACGGCGCCTCGAGTCCGAATCCGACCAGAGCCGCTTCGCCGATCTTGGCCTCATCCTGCTCGATCAGGCCGAACTGGCCGAGGGCGGTCAGCTTGATGATCCGGCGGCCTTTGTCGGGCGGCTTAACAAGCTGATGCTGGGGCTTTTCATGACCGGGGGCTGA
- a CDS encoding DJ-1 family glyoxalase III, translating into MPSVLVPLAQGCEELEAVTIIDLLRRAEIQVITVGLDDGPVRASRGVVLLPDQSLDAVLSQEFDLIVLPGGLPGADHLERDQRIRDLLRRQAEAGRRVAAICAAPKVLASAGLLDGHQATCYPGAINPADYPRVRFTDAPVVVDAQVVTSRGPGTAMDFALELIAQLMGEARRDEVAAALVRS; encoded by the coding sequence ATGCCTAGCGTATTGGTCCCCCTGGCCCAGGGGTGCGAAGAACTCGAAGCCGTGACCATTATCGATCTGCTGCGCCGCGCCGAGATCCAAGTCATCACCGTCGGCCTTGATGACGGCCCGGTGCGCGCGAGCCGGGGCGTGGTCCTGTTGCCGGATCAATCCCTGGACGCGGTACTTTCTCAGGAGTTTGATCTGATCGTGCTTCCGGGCGGGCTGCCCGGCGCGGATCATCTCGAGCGCGATCAGCGCATACGCGATCTTTTGCGACGCCAGGCCGAGGCCGGCCGTCGCGTCGCGGCTATCTGTGCCGCGCCCAAGGTATTGGCCAGCGCAGGTCTGCTCGATGGCCATCAGGCTACCTGCTATCCGGGCGCGATCAATCCGGCCGACTATCCGCGCGTGCGGTTCACCGACGCGCCCGTGGTGGTGGATGCGCAGGTGGTCACCTCGCGCGGCCCCGGCACCGCGATGGATTTTGCCCTGGAGCTCATCGCCCAATTGATGGGCGAAGCGCGTCGCGACGAGGTCGCGGCCGCGCTGGTGCGGTCCTGA
- a CDS encoding murein hydrolase activator EnvC family protein, which produces MMAGTVIASQLAWSAQQPQQIESQLIEPRLGEDEVQRLSSVEEQVEVLERDLRAREKRRDQLYADLEQTERDIAALARGGRQLAAMVTEQRAALAELRVQLEGVGGELGAARAVLAELLRSAHAMGRGDRLRMVLNQEDVTRSGRLFGYFRALGQKRARQIALVDLQAKRLKGLSQQAATEAERLAELARRQEDTRERLAVAQQERNQILTHLERSIMAGRDRVESLREDAARLRELAKELSRHGEIRDVFHLDQESLATHRGALGWPVRDTRVLTSFRPRASGDLHGDGVLLSATPGEEVRAVHGGQVVYADWLRGFGLLLVIDHHDGYMTLYGHNQSLLKEPGEWVGAGETIALAGASGGSDRDGLYFALRHQGKPLDPRLWCADRIH; this is translated from the coding sequence ATGATGGCGGGGACAGTGATCGCTTCCCAGCTTGCCTGGTCCGCCCAACAGCCCCAACAGATCGAGTCCCAACTAATTGAGCCAAGGTTGGGCGAGGATGAAGTGCAACGCCTGTCTTCAGTCGAGGAGCAGGTCGAAGTGCTTGAGCGGGATCTTCGTGCACGTGAGAAGCGCCGCGACCAGTTGTATGCCGATCTTGAACAGACCGAGCGAGACATTGCCGCCCTGGCGCGCGGCGGGCGCCAACTCGCTGCCATGGTGACCGAACAGCGCGCCGCGCTGGCCGAGTTGCGGGTGCAGCTCGAAGGGGTTGGCGGCGAGCTTGGCGCCGCGCGCGCGGTGCTGGCCGAACTGCTGCGCTCGGCCCACGCCATGGGCCGAGGTGACCGGCTGCGCATGGTGCTGAATCAAGAAGACGTGACCCGCAGTGGGCGCCTGTTTGGCTACTTCCGTGCGCTTGGGCAGAAACGCGCGCGCCAGATTGCGCTGGTCGACCTGCAGGCCAAACGGCTGAAGGGGCTCAGCCAGCAGGCCGCGACCGAGGCCGAGCGCCTGGCTGAACTGGCCCGGCGCCAGGAGGACACGCGCGAGCGTCTCGCCGTGGCGCAGCAGGAGCGCAACCAAATTCTGACGCACCTGGAGCGTTCTATCATGGCGGGTCGCGACCGGGTTGAGAGTCTGCGCGAAGACGCCGCGCGTCTGCGCGAGTTGGCCAAAGAGTTGAGCCGGCATGGAGAAATCCGCGATGTCTTTCACCTCGATCAGGAAAGCCTGGCAACCCACCGCGGCGCCCTTGGCTGGCCGGTGCGCGATACTCGAGTGCTGACCAGTTTTCGCCCCCGGGCAAGCGGTGACTTGCATGGCGACGGCGTGTTGCTGTCCGCCACGCCAGGCGAGGAAGTGCGGGCAGTGCATGGCGGACAGGTAGTGTATGCCGATTGGCTGCGCGGTTTTGGTCTGTTGCTTGTCATCGACCATCACGATGGCTACATGACCCTTTATGGGCACAATCAAAGCTTGCTGAAAGAGCCCGGAGAATGGGTTGGTGCCGGCGAGACCATTGCATTGGCCGGCGCAAGTGGCGGCAGTGACCGCGATGGGCTTTATTTTGCGCTGCGCCACCAGGGGAAGCCGCTCGATCCGCGACTATGGTGCGCTGATCGCATCCATTAA
- a CDS encoding ArsR/SmtB family transcription factor produces MPGSSDNTDPFSDELLGNDSDIERASRSLKAMSHPLRLKILCVLGDEEVSVQDIVEHVGTSQSNISQHLAILRDKGILASRKDANRVFYRVSDSRTLQLIRLMREVFCHHGH; encoded by the coding sequence ATGCCCGGCAGCTCGGACAACACCGATCCTTTCAGTGACGAACTGCTCGGTAACGACAGCGATATCGAGCGCGCATCGCGCTCGCTCAAGGCAATGTCGCATCCACTTCGGCTGAAGATTCTATGCGTCCTTGGCGACGAAGAAGTCAGCGTCCAGGATATTGTCGAGCATGTCGGCACATCGCAAAGCAACATTTCCCAGCATTTGGCCATTTTGCGCGACAAAGGCATCCTCGCCTCGCGCAAGGACGCCAATCGGGTATTCTATCGCGTCAGTGACTCGCGCACCCTCCAGCTTATCCGCCTGATGCGCGAGGTTTTCTGTCACCACGGCCACTGA
- a CDS encoding molybdopterin-containing oxidoreductase family protein, whose product MQIVPSTCYECDANCAIAVELDDSGEPIGVKGPDCPRCYVQIDRRNHPDRLLYPLKRSGPKGSGQFERIGWDEAFDTIAARLDHTRQQHGAPAVAFFAGYTKEARPQLQRLAHAFGSPNYLTESGCCFSATLVAEKVTFGARIKTTSTVVSSKTKGILNWSTNPRGSIPPFDGHPLANRKPGLALVVVDPRRTPLAEQADVHLQLRPGTDGALALGFHHLIFENGWQDQKFLDEWCNGVAAFRDYIKDFTPERVAEICGIDEQDLRRAVEIYATTKPSQITLSPTATVQHSNGFQNHRALILLPAVTGNLDREGGNRFFSTKVSPKPIELFDHCLNELPPRIGDEVFPIWTRYWPAGQSMLLPNCILDGQPQRVHSLLAMGINTAMWPNSKRMEQALGTLDFFAVSDFFHNEATLQADIVLPAATNLERPALIAYPGCAYQGELRYRRAVVAPKGEAKPDAQVYLELGVRLGMADQFWNGDLEACWAEAGEGIPEEIRAEVFTNPDGVTVYADIIEELVEHGFLDADRSYRLKGINTRSGKVEFDAEELKEAGHDGLPVYREPAESPLSTPERLADYPLVLTSGARTKFDTHSQHQRLERMRRAVPNPLVEIHPTDAAVRGIQDGEPVVVRSPRGQVGFIAKVTDKVKAGVVHCTHGWRGANINELTDDRTLDPISGFPPFKSSLCQVEKAAAAERQARPAAATGITQPADLSAAA is encoded by the coding sequence ATGCAAATCGTCCCCAGCACCTGCTATGAATGCGACGCCAACTGCGCCATCGCCGTCGAACTCGACGACAGCGGCGAACCCATCGGCGTTAAAGGCCCGGATTGCCCGCGCTGTTATGTGCAGATCGACCGGCGCAACCACCCCGACCGGCTGCTCTATCCCCTGAAACGCAGCGGCCCCAAAGGCAGCGGCCAGTTCGAGCGCATCGGCTGGGACGAGGCGTTCGACACCATCGCAGCGCGCCTGGATCACACCCGCCAACAGCACGGCGCCCCGGCCGTGGCCTTCTTTGCCGGCTACACCAAGGAAGCCCGCCCGCAGCTCCAGCGCCTGGCCCATGCCTTTGGCTCGCCCAATTACCTGACCGAAAGTGGCTGCTGTTTCTCGGCCACCCTGGTGGCGGAGAAGGTCACCTTCGGCGCGCGCATCAAGACCACGTCCACCGTGGTCTCCTCCAAGACCAAGGGCATTCTGAACTGGTCAACCAACCCGCGCGGCTCCATCCCGCCGTTTGACGGCCACCCATTGGCCAACCGCAAACCGGGGCTCGCGCTGGTGGTGGTCGACCCGCGCCGCACGCCGCTGGCTGAACAGGCCGACGTGCATCTGCAACTGCGCCCCGGCACCGATGGCGCCCTGGCGCTGGGCTTTCATCATCTGATTTTCGAAAACGGCTGGCAGGATCAGAAATTTCTTGATGAGTGGTGCAATGGGGTCGCGGCGTTTCGCGACTACATCAAAGATTTCACGCCTGAGCGGGTGGCCGAGATTTGCGGCATTGACGAACAGGATCTGCGCCGCGCGGTGGAGATTTACGCCACCACCAAGCCGTCGCAGATTACCCTGTCGCCCACCGCCACGGTGCAGCACAGCAATGGCTTCCAGAATCATCGCGCGCTCATTCTGCTGCCGGCGGTCACCGGCAATCTCGACCGCGAGGGCGGCAATCGCTTCTTTAGCACCAAGGTCAGCCCCAAGCCGATCGAGCTGTTTGACCACTGCCTGAACGAGCTGCCGCCGCGCATCGGCGATGAAGTCTTCCCTATCTGGACGCGCTACTGGCCGGCCGGACAGAGCATGTTGTTGCCCAACTGCATTCTCGACGGCCAGCCGCAGCGCGTGCATAGCCTCCTGGCCATGGGCATCAACACCGCCATGTGGCCTAATTCCAAGCGCATGGAACAAGCCCTGGGCACGCTCGACTTTTTCGCGGTCAGCGATTTCTTCCATAACGAGGCCACGCTCCAGGCCGACATCGTGCTGCCCGCCGCGACCAACCTGGAGCGACCGGCGCTGATCGCCTACCCCGGCTGCGCCTACCAGGGCGAGCTGCGCTATCGGCGCGCAGTGGTCGCGCCCAAGGGCGAGGCCAAGCCCGATGCGCAGGTGTACCTGGAACTTGGCGTGCGCCTCGGCATGGCCGATCAATTCTGGAACGGCGATCTGGAAGCCTGCTGGGCCGAGGCCGGCGAGGGCATCCCCGAGGAAATCCGCGCCGAGGTGTTCACCAATCCTGATGGCGTGACCGTCTATGCGGACATCATTGAGGAGCTTGTCGAACACGGATTTCTCGATGCCGACCGCAGCTATCGCTTGAAAGGCATCAACACCCGCAGTGGCAAAGTAGAATTCGACGCCGAGGAGCTGAAGGAAGCCGGTCATGACGGATTGCCCGTCTATCGGGAACCAGCGGAAAGCCCCCTGTCCACCCCTGAGCGGCTCGCCGACTATCCGCTGGTGCTGACCAGCGGCGCACGCACCAAGTTCGACACCCATTCGCAACATCAGCGCCTGGAACGCATGCGCCGCGCCGTGCCCAATCCACTGGTTGAAATCCACCCTACGGACGCTGCCGTGCGTGGCATTCAGGATGGCGAGCCGGTCGTGGTGCGCTCACCACGCGGACAAGTCGGTTTCATTGCCAAGGTCACCGACAAGGTCAAAGCCGGAGTGGTCCACTGCACCCATGGCTGGCGCGGAGCCAACATCAACGAGCTGACCGATGATCGCACCCTCGATCCGATCAGCGGCTTTCCGCCCTTCAAGTCGAGCCTGTGTCAGGTCGAGAAGGCGGCCGCGGCTGAGCGTCAAGCGCGGCCGGCAGCGGCAACTGGAATCACTCAGCCAGCGGATCTTTCCGCCGCCGCTTGA
- a CDS encoding rhodanese-like domain-containing protein, with translation MLAQLVEFVSNHWILFLALVVISALLIHNLIVGDQGSIDPLGATDLINRQDATVIDVRPSADYAKGHIINALNIPMNGFRNQTATLAKYKNKPLIVSCRSGSQSQMACGILRKQGFEEVYNLRGGVMAWQNANLPLTRKKH, from the coding sequence ATGCTTGCCCAACTTGTTGAATTCGTCAGCAACCACTGGATTTTGTTCCTCGCATTGGTTGTGATCTCCGCGCTGCTGATTCATAACCTGATTGTTGGTGACCAAGGCTCTATCGACCCACTGGGCGCGACCGACCTGATCAACCGCCAGGATGCGACCGTAATCGACGTGCGACCCAGTGCCGATTATGCCAAGGGGCATATCATCAACGCGCTCAACATCCCGATGAACGGCTTCCGCAACCAGACTGCCACGCTCGCGAAGTACAAGAACAAACCCCTGATCGTCTCCTGTCGTTCGGGCTCCCAGTCGCAAATGGCTTGCGGCATCCTACGCAAACAGGGCTTCGAGGAAGTTTACAACCTGCGCGGCGGCGTGATGGCCTGGCAGAACGCCAATCTGCCACTGACACGCAAGAAACACTGA